In one window of Maribacter sp. BPC-D8 DNA:
- a CDS encoding S1 RNA-binding domain-containing protein, protein MIELGRINNLEILRDTSVGLFLGDEEGNDVLLPNKYVPTEYEIGEKIKVFCYLDYDERPVATTLEPDIMLGEFRLLQVAEVNEFGAFMQWGLEKHLLVPFREQRVKMKEGQWYVVHCYLDERSGRLVASNKLDRFLSNDTIDLKVWEKVELVVTRQTDLGWEVIVNEKHKGLVYFNEVFKPINIGDVIPGCIKTIRKDNKLDISLQPLGTKVLEPAANKIYEVLVESGGFLGLHDKSAPEEIRDVFQMSKKTFKKGLGTLYKERKIKIESDGISLLDD, encoded by the coding sequence ATGATAGAATTAGGACGTATAAACAACCTTGAGATTTTAAGAGACACTAGTGTTGGGCTCTTTTTGGGTGATGAAGAAGGAAATGATGTATTGCTACCAAATAAATATGTACCAACTGAATATGAAATAGGAGAGAAAATTAAAGTTTTCTGTTATTTAGATTATGATGAAAGACCAGTTGCAACTACCTTAGAACCAGATATTATGCTTGGTGAGTTTAGGTTATTACAAGTAGCTGAGGTCAATGAGTTTGGTGCGTTTATGCAATGGGGTCTTGAGAAACATCTTTTAGTTCCTTTTCGTGAGCAACGTGTTAAGATGAAAGAAGGGCAGTGGTACGTAGTTCACTGTTATTTAGATGAACGTTCTGGTAGATTGGTTGCTTCAAATAAATTGGACAGATTTTTAAGTAATGATACTATCGACCTTAAAGTATGGGAGAAGGTAGAATTAGTGGTTACCAGACAAACCGATTTAGGTTGGGAGGTTATTGTAAATGAAAAACACAAAGGGTTAGTTTACTTCAATGAAGTTTTCAAACCAATTAATATTGGCGACGTTATACCTGGTTGTATTAAGACCATTAGAAAAGACAATAAATTAGATATTTCTCTTCAACCATTAGGTACAAAGGTTTTAGAACCTGCTGCCAACAAAATATATGAAGTGTTAGTAGAAAGTGGTGGTTTTTTAGGGTTACATGATAAGTCTGCACCAGAAGAAATAAGAGATGTTTTTCAAATGAGTAAGAAAACATTTAAAAAAGGTCTAGGTACCTTATATAAAGAAAGAAAAATAAAAATTGAGTCTGATGGTATCAGCCTTTTAGATGACTAA
- a CDS encoding DUF2853 family protein, which produces MSKRDDLIEKYAADIKDKFGEDADMDLLKKVTVGLGPSIYNIDASKVSGSDQKELDTVKNNYLIKKLGLPDNAKLDEALATVMDKYGSSNRNKHRAVIYYKLCQHFKKASVYDK; this is translated from the coding sequence ATGAGTAAAAGAGACGATTTAATCGAAAAGTATGCTGCGGACATCAAAGATAAATTTGGTGAAGATGCAGATATGGACTTGCTTAAAAAAGTAACTGTTGGTCTAGGACCATCTATTTACAACATCGATGCTTCTAAAGTATCTGGTAGTGATCAAAAAGAATTGGATACTGTAAAGAACAATTACTTGATCAAAAAGTTAGGTCTTCCTGATAATGCTAAATTAGATGAAGCACTTGCAACTGTTATGGACAAATACGGTTCTTCTAACAGAAACAAGCATAGAGCTGTTATCTATTACAAGCTTTGTCAACATTTCAAAAAAGCATCTGTTTACGATAAATAG